The Puntigrus tetrazona isolate hp1 unplaced genomic scaffold, ASM1883169v1 S000000283, whole genome shotgun sequence genome contains a region encoding:
- the LOC122333485 gene encoding poly(ADP-ribose) glycohydrolase isoform X2: protein MSDTEPLRKRQKLQESESLHEGRTEHAEKTQEAAPEALSELRRKGQIKSSRTLEDWLLKKPSATQSCSHHHHHHHHHQYQSEPDEHPRDRESADPPRTASDGEQSPLTSEKNTANGPGRAGPDPAANSAVCKITHFFTKAPRGGRAAAAAGADGKALGAGVSVSELRRTPACSAPLPALKPTGSHTVLIRTDVLKPGEAPEPHPSPDQLQDCWDHTHVKLPCSENNLFPVDQTVQSRWDLIVKALSVPFCSSDDVKDAILKYNTGQAKGWNFTALHSYCKGLRESEALQMFGELLPAMAQLALRAPLLLTQPIPLLRTQRCRSLTLSQEQVSCLLANAFFCTFPRRNSQRTEYSNYPDINFSRLFEGSSRSKQEKLKTLLCYFRRVTQQRPGGLVTYTRQCLQRLPSWSSSENQFCKIHISCEGSIEDQGYGMLQVDFANRFVGGGVTGSGLVQEEIRFLINPELIAARLFTEALDDNECLIITGSEQFSRYSGYSNSFRWEGAHEDQTPRDEWQRRCTEIVAIDALPYRRFLEQFHPENMSRELNKAYCGFVRPGVQTENLSAIATGNWGCGAFGGDKRLKALLQMMAAAEAERDLMYFTFGDTDLVEDVLHIHKLITDTHTTVGSVFRLLLQYHECVCLKTTSKPQETLYSFLSEHL, encoded by the exons ATGTCTGATACTGAGCCGCTCCGAAAGCGCCAGAAGCTGCAGGAGTCCGAGTCTCTTCATGAAGGAAG GACTGAACATGCAGAGAAAACACAGGAAGCGGCTCCTGAAGCTTTATCTGAACTCCGGAGGAAGGGACAGATCAAAAGCAGCCGGACTCTGGAGGACTGGCTACTAAAGAAGCCCAGCGCGACACAGAGCTgctctcatcatcatcatcatcatcatcatcatcagtatCAGTCCGAACCGGACGAGCATCCACGGGACAGGGAGAGCGCGGATCCGCCGCGAACCGCGTCTGACGGAGAGCAAAGTCCGTTAACCTCCGAGAAAAACACCGCGAACGGACCCGGACGAGCCGGTCCAGATCCTGCCGCGAACTCAGCGGTGTGCAAAATCACACACTTCTTCACTAAAGCTCCACGCGGAGGAAG GGCAGCGGCTGCAGCAGGGGCTGATGGGAAGGCGTTGGGAGCTGGTGTGTCTGTCAGTGAGCTGAGGAGGACCCCGGCGTGCAGCGCTCCGTTACCGGCCCTGAAGCCCACCGGCAGCCACACGGTTCTGATCCGA ACTGATGTGTTGAAGCCCGGAGAAGCTCCAGAACCACATCCATCTCCAGATCAGCTGCAGGACTGCTGGGACCACACACACGTCAAGCTGCCCTGCTCCGAGAATAACCTGTTTCCTGTGGaccag acTGTCCAGAGCCGTTGGGATTTGATCGTTAAAGCACTGAGTGTCCCGTTCTGTTCTTCTGATGACGTGAAG GATGctatactgaaatataatacGGGCCAAGCGAAAGGATGGAACTTCACAGCACTGCATTCGTACTGTAAG ggtCTGCGGGAGTCTGAAGCTCTGCAGATGTTTGGAGAGCTGCTTCCAGCGATGGCACAGCTTGCGTTGAGAGCACCGCTCCTCCTCACACAG CCGATCCCGCTCTTGAGGACACAGCGCTGCCGATCTCTCACTCTGTCTCAGGAGCAGGTCTCCTGTCTGCTGGCAAACGCTTTCTTCTGCACCTTTCCTCGAAGAAACTCTCAGCGGACGGAGTACAGCAACTATCCTGACATCAACTTCAGCAG GTTGTTTGAAGGTTCGTCCCGGTCAAAGCAGGAGAAACTCAAAACTCTCCTGTGCTACTTCAGACGGGTCACACAGCAGA GGCCAGGTGGTCTTGTGACGTACACCAGACAGTGTCTTCAGCGTCTGCCCTCCTGGTCGAG ttcAGAAAATCAGTTTTGCAAGATTCACATCAGCTGTGAGGGAAGCATAGAGGACCAGGGCTACGGCATGCTGCAG GTGGACTTTGCCAACCGGTTCGTTGGGGGGGGCGTGACTGGTTCTGGTCTGGTTCAGGAGGAAATCCGGTTCCTGATAAACCCAGAACTCATTGCCGCTCGACTCTTCACTGAAGCTCTGGATGATAACGAGTGTCTGATCATCACAg GTTCAGAGCAGTTCAGCAGATACTCGGGATACTCTAACAGCTTCCGCTGGGAAGGAGCTCACGAAGACCAGACACCGAG ggATGAATGGCAGCGCAGATGCACAGAGATCGTGGCTATAGACGCCCTTCCTTACAGACGATTCCTGGAGCAGTTTCACCCTGAAAACATGAGCAGAGAGCTTAACAAG GCCTACTGTGGGTTCGTTCGTCCTGGAGTCCAGACGGAGAATCTGTCGGCCATTGCAACGGGGAACTGGGGCTGTGGAGCCTTCGGCGGAGACAAGCGTCTCAAAG ctctgTTGCAGATGATGGCGGCTGCGGAGGCTGAGAGAGATCTGATGTACTTCACGTTTGGTGACACAGACCTGGTCGAAGATGTCCTTCACATACACAAACtgatcacagacacacacaccaccgttg GATCTGTGTTCAGGCTGTTGCTGCAGTATCATGAGTGTGTATGTTTAAAAACTACAAGCAAACCCCAGGAAACACTTTACAGCTTCCTCTCTGAgcacctctga
- the LOC122333485 gene encoding poly(ADP-ribose) glycohydrolase isoform X1 encodes MKEGELIQILQSFGLEQRFTHTVHLTASFLFNRTEHAEKTQEAAPEALSELRRKGQIKSSRTLEDWLLKKPSATQSCSHHHHHHHHHQYQSEPDEHPRDRESADPPRTASDGEQSPLTSEKNTANGPGRAGPDPAANSAVCKITHFFTKAPRGGRAAAAAGADGKALGAGVSVSELRRTPACSAPLPALKPTGSHTVLIRTDVLKPGEAPEPHPSPDQLQDCWDHTHVKLPCSENNLFPVDQTVQSRWDLIVKALSVPFCSSDDVKDAILKYNTGQAKGWNFTALHSYCKGLRESEALQMFGELLPAMAQLALRAPLLLTQPIPLLRTQRCRSLTLSQEQVSCLLANAFFCTFPRRNSQRTEYSNYPDINFSRLFEGSSRSKQEKLKTLLCYFRRVTQQRPGGLVTYTRQCLQRLPSWSSSENQFCKIHISCEGSIEDQGYGMLQVDFANRFVGGGVTGSGLVQEEIRFLINPELIAARLFTEALDDNECLIITGSEQFSRYSGYSNSFRWEGAHEDQTPRDEWQRRCTEIVAIDALPYRRFLEQFHPENMSRELNKAYCGFVRPGVQTENLSAIATGNWGCGAFGGDKRLKALLQMMAAAEAERDLMYFTFGDTDLVEDVLHIHKLITDTHTTVGSVFRLLLQYHECVCLKTTSKPQETLYSFLSEHL; translated from the exons ATGAAGGAAGGTGAACTCATTCAGATCCTGCAGAGCTTCGGGCTGGAACAGCGTTTCACTCACACTGTCCATTTAACCGCTTCATTTCTATTCAACAGGACTGAACATGCAGAGAAAACACAGGAAGCGGCTCCTGAAGCTTTATCTGAACTCCGGAGGAAGGGACAGATCAAAAGCAGCCGGACTCTGGAGGACTGGCTACTAAAGAAGCCCAGCGCGACACAGAGCTgctctcatcatcatcatcatcatcatcatcatcagtatCAGTCCGAACCGGACGAGCATCCACGGGACAGGGAGAGCGCGGATCCGCCGCGAACCGCGTCTGACGGAGAGCAAAGTCCGTTAACCTCCGAGAAAAACACCGCGAACGGACCCGGACGAGCCGGTCCAGATCCTGCCGCGAACTCAGCGGTGTGCAAAATCACACACTTCTTCACTAAAGCTCCACGCGGAGGAAG GGCAGCGGCTGCAGCAGGGGCTGATGGGAAGGCGTTGGGAGCTGGTGTGTCTGTCAGTGAGCTGAGGAGGACCCCGGCGTGCAGCGCTCCGTTACCGGCCCTGAAGCCCACCGGCAGCCACACGGTTCTGATCCGA ACTGATGTGTTGAAGCCCGGAGAAGCTCCAGAACCACATCCATCTCCAGATCAGCTGCAGGACTGCTGGGACCACACACACGTCAAGCTGCCCTGCTCCGAGAATAACCTGTTTCCTGTGGaccag acTGTCCAGAGCCGTTGGGATTTGATCGTTAAAGCACTGAGTGTCCCGTTCTGTTCTTCTGATGACGTGAAG GATGctatactgaaatataatacGGGCCAAGCGAAAGGATGGAACTTCACAGCACTGCATTCGTACTGTAAG ggtCTGCGGGAGTCTGAAGCTCTGCAGATGTTTGGAGAGCTGCTTCCAGCGATGGCACAGCTTGCGTTGAGAGCACCGCTCCTCCTCACACAG CCGATCCCGCTCTTGAGGACACAGCGCTGCCGATCTCTCACTCTGTCTCAGGAGCAGGTCTCCTGTCTGCTGGCAAACGCTTTCTTCTGCACCTTTCCTCGAAGAAACTCTCAGCGGACGGAGTACAGCAACTATCCTGACATCAACTTCAGCAG GTTGTTTGAAGGTTCGTCCCGGTCAAAGCAGGAGAAACTCAAAACTCTCCTGTGCTACTTCAGACGGGTCACACAGCAGA GGCCAGGTGGTCTTGTGACGTACACCAGACAGTGTCTTCAGCGTCTGCCCTCCTGGTCGAG ttcAGAAAATCAGTTTTGCAAGATTCACATCAGCTGTGAGGGAAGCATAGAGGACCAGGGCTACGGCATGCTGCAG GTGGACTTTGCCAACCGGTTCGTTGGGGGGGGCGTGACTGGTTCTGGTCTGGTTCAGGAGGAAATCCGGTTCCTGATAAACCCAGAACTCATTGCCGCTCGACTCTTCACTGAAGCTCTGGATGATAACGAGTGTCTGATCATCACAg GTTCAGAGCAGTTCAGCAGATACTCGGGATACTCTAACAGCTTCCGCTGGGAAGGAGCTCACGAAGACCAGACACCGAG ggATGAATGGCAGCGCAGATGCACAGAGATCGTGGCTATAGACGCCCTTCCTTACAGACGATTCCTGGAGCAGTTTCACCCTGAAAACATGAGCAGAGAGCTTAACAAG GCCTACTGTGGGTTCGTTCGTCCTGGAGTCCAGACGGAGAATCTGTCGGCCATTGCAACGGGGAACTGGGGCTGTGGAGCCTTCGGCGGAGACAAGCGTCTCAAAG ctctgTTGCAGATGATGGCGGCTGCGGAGGCTGAGAGAGATCTGATGTACTTCACGTTTGGTGACACAGACCTGGTCGAAGATGTCCTTCACATACACAAACtgatcacagacacacacaccaccgttg GATCTGTGTTCAGGCTGTTGCTGCAGTATCATGAGTGTGTATGTTTAAAAACTACAAGCAAACCCCAGGAAACACTTTACAGCTTCCTCTCTGAgcacctctga
- the LOC122333485 gene encoding poly(ADP-ribose) glycohydrolase isoform X5 — protein MDSAGSPAPEAPEAPACSSPLQVSVALVFFCVFCPFALFRAAAVRVAAAAAGADGKALGAGVSVSELRRTPACSAPLPALKPTGSHTVLIRTDVLKPGEAPEPHPSPDQLQDCWDHTHVKLPCSENNLFPVDQTVQSRWDLIVKALSVPFCSSDDVKDAILKYNTGQAKGWNFTALHSYCKGLRESEALQMFGELLPAMAQLALRAPLLLTQPIPLLRTQRCRSLTLSQEQVSCLLANAFFCTFPRRNSQRTEYSNYPDINFSRLFEGSSRSKQEKLKTLLCYFRRVTQQRPGGLVTYTRQCLQRLPSWSSSENQFCKIHISCEGSIEDQGYGMLQVDFANRFVGGGVTGSGLVQEEIRFLINPELIAARLFTEALDDNECLIITGSEQFSRYSGYSNSFRWEGAHEDQTPRDEWQRRCTEIVAIDALPYRRFLEQFHPENMSRELNKAYCGFVRPGVQTENLSAIATGNWGCGAFGGDKRLKALLQMMAAAEAERDLMYFTFGDTDLVEDVLHIHKLITDTHTTVGSVFRLLLQYHECVCLKTTSKPQETLYSFLSEHL, from the exons ATGGATTCAGCTGGGTCACCGGCACCGGAAGCACCGGAAGCACCGGCGTGCTCGTCTCCGCTTCAGGTGTCCGTCGCGCTCGTCTTCTTCTGCGTCTTCTGTCCGTTTGCGCTCTTCAGAGCCGCGGcggtgcgtgt GGCAGCGGCTGCAGCAGGGGCTGATGGGAAGGCGTTGGGAGCTGGTGTGTCTGTCAGTGAGCTGAGGAGGACCCCGGCGTGCAGCGCTCCGTTACCGGCCCTGAAGCCCACCGGCAGCCACACGGTTCTGATCCGA ACTGATGTGTTGAAGCCCGGAGAAGCTCCAGAACCACATCCATCTCCAGATCAGCTGCAGGACTGCTGGGACCACACACACGTCAAGCTGCCCTGCTCCGAGAATAACCTGTTTCCTGTGGaccag acTGTCCAGAGCCGTTGGGATTTGATCGTTAAAGCACTGAGTGTCCCGTTCTGTTCTTCTGATGACGTGAAG GATGctatactgaaatataatacGGGCCAAGCGAAAGGATGGAACTTCACAGCACTGCATTCGTACTGTAAG ggtCTGCGGGAGTCTGAAGCTCTGCAGATGTTTGGAGAGCTGCTTCCAGCGATGGCACAGCTTGCGTTGAGAGCACCGCTCCTCCTCACACAG CCGATCCCGCTCTTGAGGACACAGCGCTGCCGATCTCTCACTCTGTCTCAGGAGCAGGTCTCCTGTCTGCTGGCAAACGCTTTCTTCTGCACCTTTCCTCGAAGAAACTCTCAGCGGACGGAGTACAGCAACTATCCTGACATCAACTTCAGCAG GTTGTTTGAAGGTTCGTCCCGGTCAAAGCAGGAGAAACTCAAAACTCTCCTGTGCTACTTCAGACGGGTCACACAGCAGA GGCCAGGTGGTCTTGTGACGTACACCAGACAGTGTCTTCAGCGTCTGCCCTCCTGGTCGAG ttcAGAAAATCAGTTTTGCAAGATTCACATCAGCTGTGAGGGAAGCATAGAGGACCAGGGCTACGGCATGCTGCAG GTGGACTTTGCCAACCGGTTCGTTGGGGGGGGCGTGACTGGTTCTGGTCTGGTTCAGGAGGAAATCCGGTTCCTGATAAACCCAGAACTCATTGCCGCTCGACTCTTCACTGAAGCTCTGGATGATAACGAGTGTCTGATCATCACAg GTTCAGAGCAGTTCAGCAGATACTCGGGATACTCTAACAGCTTCCGCTGGGAAGGAGCTCACGAAGACCAGACACCGAG ggATGAATGGCAGCGCAGATGCACAGAGATCGTGGCTATAGACGCCCTTCCTTACAGACGATTCCTGGAGCAGTTTCACCCTGAAAACATGAGCAGAGAGCTTAACAAG GCCTACTGTGGGTTCGTTCGTCCTGGAGTCCAGACGGAGAATCTGTCGGCCATTGCAACGGGGAACTGGGGCTGTGGAGCCTTCGGCGGAGACAAGCGTCTCAAAG ctctgTTGCAGATGATGGCGGCTGCGGAGGCTGAGAGAGATCTGATGTACTTCACGTTTGGTGACACAGACCTGGTCGAAGATGTCCTTCACATACACAAACtgatcacagacacacacaccaccgttg GATCTGTGTTCAGGCTGTTGCTGCAGTATCATGAGTGTGTATGTTTAAAAACTACAAGCAAACCCCAGGAAACACTTTACAGCTTCCTCTCTGAgcacctctga
- the LOC122333485 gene encoding poly(ADP-ribose) glycohydrolase isoform X4, translated as MDSAGSPAPEAPEAPACSSPLQNVTELCGMMKMRLWRIRLSQSSCSFLRRFQRSSAAAAAAGADGKALGAGVSVSELRRTPACSAPLPALKPTGSHTVLIRTDVLKPGEAPEPHPSPDQLQDCWDHTHVKLPCSENNLFPVDQTVQSRWDLIVKALSVPFCSSDDVKDAILKYNTGQAKGWNFTALHSYCKGLRESEALQMFGELLPAMAQLALRAPLLLTQPIPLLRTQRCRSLTLSQEQVSCLLANAFFCTFPRRNSQRTEYSNYPDINFSRLFEGSSRSKQEKLKTLLCYFRRVTQQRPGGLVTYTRQCLQRLPSWSSSENQFCKIHISCEGSIEDQGYGMLQVDFANRFVGGGVTGSGLVQEEIRFLINPELIAARLFTEALDDNECLIITGSEQFSRYSGYSNSFRWEGAHEDQTPRDEWQRRCTEIVAIDALPYRRFLEQFHPENMSRELNKAYCGFVRPGVQTENLSAIATGNWGCGAFGGDKRLKALLQMMAAAEAERDLMYFTFGDTDLVEDVLHIHKLITDTHTTVGSVFRLLLQYHECVCLKTTSKPQETLYSFLSEHL; from the exons ATGGATTCAGCTGGGTCACCGGCACCGGAAGCACCGGAAGCACCGGCGTGCTCGTCTCCGCTTCAG AACGTGACAGAGCTCTGTGGGATGATGAAGATGCGTCTCTGGAGGATCAGACTCTCTCAGAGCAGCTGCTCGTTCCTCAGACGCTTTCAGAGATCTTCAGC GGCAGCGGCTGCAGCAGGGGCTGATGGGAAGGCGTTGGGAGCTGGTGTGTCTGTCAGTGAGCTGAGGAGGACCCCGGCGTGCAGCGCTCCGTTACCGGCCCTGAAGCCCACCGGCAGCCACACGGTTCTGATCCGA ACTGATGTGTTGAAGCCCGGAGAAGCTCCAGAACCACATCCATCTCCAGATCAGCTGCAGGACTGCTGGGACCACACACACGTCAAGCTGCCCTGCTCCGAGAATAACCTGTTTCCTGTGGaccag acTGTCCAGAGCCGTTGGGATTTGATCGTTAAAGCACTGAGTGTCCCGTTCTGTTCTTCTGATGACGTGAAG GATGctatactgaaatataatacGGGCCAAGCGAAAGGATGGAACTTCACAGCACTGCATTCGTACTGTAAG ggtCTGCGGGAGTCTGAAGCTCTGCAGATGTTTGGAGAGCTGCTTCCAGCGATGGCACAGCTTGCGTTGAGAGCACCGCTCCTCCTCACACAG CCGATCCCGCTCTTGAGGACACAGCGCTGCCGATCTCTCACTCTGTCTCAGGAGCAGGTCTCCTGTCTGCTGGCAAACGCTTTCTTCTGCACCTTTCCTCGAAGAAACTCTCAGCGGACGGAGTACAGCAACTATCCTGACATCAACTTCAGCAG GTTGTTTGAAGGTTCGTCCCGGTCAAAGCAGGAGAAACTCAAAACTCTCCTGTGCTACTTCAGACGGGTCACACAGCAGA GGCCAGGTGGTCTTGTGACGTACACCAGACAGTGTCTTCAGCGTCTGCCCTCCTGGTCGAG ttcAGAAAATCAGTTTTGCAAGATTCACATCAGCTGTGAGGGAAGCATAGAGGACCAGGGCTACGGCATGCTGCAG GTGGACTTTGCCAACCGGTTCGTTGGGGGGGGCGTGACTGGTTCTGGTCTGGTTCAGGAGGAAATCCGGTTCCTGATAAACCCAGAACTCATTGCCGCTCGACTCTTCACTGAAGCTCTGGATGATAACGAGTGTCTGATCATCACAg GTTCAGAGCAGTTCAGCAGATACTCGGGATACTCTAACAGCTTCCGCTGGGAAGGAGCTCACGAAGACCAGACACCGAG ggATGAATGGCAGCGCAGATGCACAGAGATCGTGGCTATAGACGCCCTTCCTTACAGACGATTCCTGGAGCAGTTTCACCCTGAAAACATGAGCAGAGAGCTTAACAAG GCCTACTGTGGGTTCGTTCGTCCTGGAGTCCAGACGGAGAATCTGTCGGCCATTGCAACGGGGAACTGGGGCTGTGGAGCCTTCGGCGGAGACAAGCGTCTCAAAG ctctgTTGCAGATGATGGCGGCTGCGGAGGCTGAGAGAGATCTGATGTACTTCACGTTTGGTGACACAGACCTGGTCGAAGATGTCCTTCACATACACAAACtgatcacagacacacacaccaccgttg GATCTGTGTTCAGGCTGTTGCTGCAGTATCATGAGTGTGTATGTTTAAAAACTACAAGCAAACCCCAGGAAACACTTTACAGCTTCCTCTCTGAgcacctctga
- the LOC122333485 gene encoding poly(ADP-ribose) glycohydrolase isoform X3: MDSAGSPAPEAPEAPACSSPLQVSVALVFFCVFCPFALFRAAANVTELCGMMKMRLWRIRLSQSSCSFLRRFQRSSAAAAAAGADGKALGAGVSVSELRRTPACSAPLPALKPTGSHTVLIRTDVLKPGEAPEPHPSPDQLQDCWDHTHVKLPCSENNLFPVDQTVQSRWDLIVKALSVPFCSSDDVKDAILKYNTGQAKGWNFTALHSYCKGLRESEALQMFGELLPAMAQLALRAPLLLTQPIPLLRTQRCRSLTLSQEQVSCLLANAFFCTFPRRNSQRTEYSNYPDINFSRLFEGSSRSKQEKLKTLLCYFRRVTQQRPGGLVTYTRQCLQRLPSWSSSENQFCKIHISCEGSIEDQGYGMLQVDFANRFVGGGVTGSGLVQEEIRFLINPELIAARLFTEALDDNECLIITGSEQFSRYSGYSNSFRWEGAHEDQTPRDEWQRRCTEIVAIDALPYRRFLEQFHPENMSRELNKAYCGFVRPGVQTENLSAIATGNWGCGAFGGDKRLKALLQMMAAAEAERDLMYFTFGDTDLVEDVLHIHKLITDTHTTVGSVFRLLLQYHECVCLKTTSKPQETLYSFLSEHL, from the exons ATGGATTCAGCTGGGTCACCGGCACCGGAAGCACCGGAAGCACCGGCGTGCTCGTCTCCGCTTCAGGTGTCCGTCGCGCTCGTCTTCTTCTGCGTCTTCTGTCCGTTTGCGCTCTTCAGAGCCGCGGcg AACGTGACAGAGCTCTGTGGGATGATGAAGATGCGTCTCTGGAGGATCAGACTCTCTCAGAGCAGCTGCTCGTTCCTCAGACGCTTTCAGAGATCTTCAGC GGCAGCGGCTGCAGCAGGGGCTGATGGGAAGGCGTTGGGAGCTGGTGTGTCTGTCAGTGAGCTGAGGAGGACCCCGGCGTGCAGCGCTCCGTTACCGGCCCTGAAGCCCACCGGCAGCCACACGGTTCTGATCCGA ACTGATGTGTTGAAGCCCGGAGAAGCTCCAGAACCACATCCATCTCCAGATCAGCTGCAGGACTGCTGGGACCACACACACGTCAAGCTGCCCTGCTCCGAGAATAACCTGTTTCCTGTGGaccag acTGTCCAGAGCCGTTGGGATTTGATCGTTAAAGCACTGAGTGTCCCGTTCTGTTCTTCTGATGACGTGAAG GATGctatactgaaatataatacGGGCCAAGCGAAAGGATGGAACTTCACAGCACTGCATTCGTACTGTAAG ggtCTGCGGGAGTCTGAAGCTCTGCAGATGTTTGGAGAGCTGCTTCCAGCGATGGCACAGCTTGCGTTGAGAGCACCGCTCCTCCTCACACAG CCGATCCCGCTCTTGAGGACACAGCGCTGCCGATCTCTCACTCTGTCTCAGGAGCAGGTCTCCTGTCTGCTGGCAAACGCTTTCTTCTGCACCTTTCCTCGAAGAAACTCTCAGCGGACGGAGTACAGCAACTATCCTGACATCAACTTCAGCAG GTTGTTTGAAGGTTCGTCCCGGTCAAAGCAGGAGAAACTCAAAACTCTCCTGTGCTACTTCAGACGGGTCACACAGCAGA GGCCAGGTGGTCTTGTGACGTACACCAGACAGTGTCTTCAGCGTCTGCCCTCCTGGTCGAG ttcAGAAAATCAGTTTTGCAAGATTCACATCAGCTGTGAGGGAAGCATAGAGGACCAGGGCTACGGCATGCTGCAG GTGGACTTTGCCAACCGGTTCGTTGGGGGGGGCGTGACTGGTTCTGGTCTGGTTCAGGAGGAAATCCGGTTCCTGATAAACCCAGAACTCATTGCCGCTCGACTCTTCACTGAAGCTCTGGATGATAACGAGTGTCTGATCATCACAg GTTCAGAGCAGTTCAGCAGATACTCGGGATACTCTAACAGCTTCCGCTGGGAAGGAGCTCACGAAGACCAGACACCGAG ggATGAATGGCAGCGCAGATGCACAGAGATCGTGGCTATAGACGCCCTTCCTTACAGACGATTCCTGGAGCAGTTTCACCCTGAAAACATGAGCAGAGAGCTTAACAAG GCCTACTGTGGGTTCGTTCGTCCTGGAGTCCAGACGGAGAATCTGTCGGCCATTGCAACGGGGAACTGGGGCTGTGGAGCCTTCGGCGGAGACAAGCGTCTCAAAG ctctgTTGCAGATGATGGCGGCTGCGGAGGCTGAGAGAGATCTGATGTACTTCACGTTTGGTGACACAGACCTGGTCGAAGATGTCCTTCACATACACAAACtgatcacagacacacacaccaccgttg GATCTGTGTTCAGGCTGTTGCTGCAGTATCATGAGTGTGTATGTTTAAAAACTACAAGCAAACCCCAGGAAACACTTTACAGCTTCCTCTCTGAgcacctctga
- the LOC122333485 gene encoding poly(ADP-ribose) glycohydrolase isoform X6 has protein sequence MMKMRLWRIRLSQSSCSFLRRFQRSSAAAAAAGADGKALGAGVSVSELRRTPACSAPLPALKPTGSHTVLIRTDVLKPGEAPEPHPSPDQLQDCWDHTHVKLPCSENNLFPVDQTVQSRWDLIVKALSVPFCSSDDVKDAILKYNTGQAKGWNFTALHSYCKGLRESEALQMFGELLPAMAQLALRAPLLLTQPIPLLRTQRCRSLTLSQEQVSCLLANAFFCTFPRRNSQRTEYSNYPDINFSRLFEGSSRSKQEKLKTLLCYFRRVTQQRPGGLVTYTRQCLQRLPSWSSSENQFCKIHISCEGSIEDQGYGMLQVDFANRFVGGGVTGSGLVQEEIRFLINPELIAARLFTEALDDNECLIITGSEQFSRYSGYSNSFRWEGAHEDQTPRDEWQRRCTEIVAIDALPYRRFLEQFHPENMSRELNKAYCGFVRPGVQTENLSAIATGNWGCGAFGGDKRLKALLQMMAAAEAERDLMYFTFGDTDLVEDVLHIHKLITDTHTTVGSVFRLLLQYHECVCLKTTSKPQETLYSFLSEHL, from the exons ATGATGAAGATGCGTCTCTGGAGGATCAGACTCTCTCAGAGCAGCTGCTCGTTCCTCAGACGCTTTCAGAGATCTTCAGC GGCAGCGGCTGCAGCAGGGGCTGATGGGAAGGCGTTGGGAGCTGGTGTGTCTGTCAGTGAGCTGAGGAGGACCCCGGCGTGCAGCGCTCCGTTACCGGCCCTGAAGCCCACCGGCAGCCACACGGTTCTGATCCGA ACTGATGTGTTGAAGCCCGGAGAAGCTCCAGAACCACATCCATCTCCAGATCAGCTGCAGGACTGCTGGGACCACACACACGTCAAGCTGCCCTGCTCCGAGAATAACCTGTTTCCTGTGGaccag acTGTCCAGAGCCGTTGGGATTTGATCGTTAAAGCACTGAGTGTCCCGTTCTGTTCTTCTGATGACGTGAAG GATGctatactgaaatataatacGGGCCAAGCGAAAGGATGGAACTTCACAGCACTGCATTCGTACTGTAAG ggtCTGCGGGAGTCTGAAGCTCTGCAGATGTTTGGAGAGCTGCTTCCAGCGATGGCACAGCTTGCGTTGAGAGCACCGCTCCTCCTCACACAG CCGATCCCGCTCTTGAGGACACAGCGCTGCCGATCTCTCACTCTGTCTCAGGAGCAGGTCTCCTGTCTGCTGGCAAACGCTTTCTTCTGCACCTTTCCTCGAAGAAACTCTCAGCGGACGGAGTACAGCAACTATCCTGACATCAACTTCAGCAG GTTGTTTGAAGGTTCGTCCCGGTCAAAGCAGGAGAAACTCAAAACTCTCCTGTGCTACTTCAGACGGGTCACACAGCAGA GGCCAGGTGGTCTTGTGACGTACACCAGACAGTGTCTTCAGCGTCTGCCCTCCTGGTCGAG ttcAGAAAATCAGTTTTGCAAGATTCACATCAGCTGTGAGGGAAGCATAGAGGACCAGGGCTACGGCATGCTGCAG GTGGACTTTGCCAACCGGTTCGTTGGGGGGGGCGTGACTGGTTCTGGTCTGGTTCAGGAGGAAATCCGGTTCCTGATAAACCCAGAACTCATTGCCGCTCGACTCTTCACTGAAGCTCTGGATGATAACGAGTGTCTGATCATCACAg GTTCAGAGCAGTTCAGCAGATACTCGGGATACTCTAACAGCTTCCGCTGGGAAGGAGCTCACGAAGACCAGACACCGAG ggATGAATGGCAGCGCAGATGCACAGAGATCGTGGCTATAGACGCCCTTCCTTACAGACGATTCCTGGAGCAGTTTCACCCTGAAAACATGAGCAGAGAGCTTAACAAG GCCTACTGTGGGTTCGTTCGTCCTGGAGTCCAGACGGAGAATCTGTCGGCCATTGCAACGGGGAACTGGGGCTGTGGAGCCTTCGGCGGAGACAAGCGTCTCAAAG ctctgTTGCAGATGATGGCGGCTGCGGAGGCTGAGAGAGATCTGATGTACTTCACGTTTGGTGACACAGACCTGGTCGAAGATGTCCTTCACATACACAAACtgatcacagacacacacaccaccgttg GATCTGTGTTCAGGCTGTTGCTGCAGTATCATGAGTGTGTATGTTTAAAAACTACAAGCAAACCCCAGGAAACACTTTACAGCTTCCTCTCTGAgcacctctga